The following nucleotide sequence is from Paracrocinitomix mangrovi.
AAAAATCATTTTTTGATAAATGAATAACTTTCAATTTATTATTAAGAAGCTCAACTTCCTGTTGTGAAACTCCAAATGTTTTTTGGATATTATCTATAAATCGTTTCATTCTTTGTCCAGACAAAAAAAATCTGGCAAAAGTTAAAATAAAAATCTAAAATCGACCATTTATTTTGAGTAAGATCAATGTTAAAAATTGTCATTTTAAGTCTGATACTACATAGTACAAAAAACAAAAGTGCTTTGTTTTAGTATAGGGGATAACCACATCTTAATTCGGAATACTGAAATTTTTTATTCTTTTGTATTATTGGTAACAAAGTAAAAACCTTCCATTAACTTCTGTTAATGGAAGGCTCTCTTCTGATGTTAAATAATATTAGGTTAACTATTTGATGTTTTCAAAGGGAATATATTGCGGAACAATATTCTGAATAGGTTTAATAGACATTAGATAATTAAATATTGCTTGTAAATCTGAATCTGAAAGTTGTCTGTAATTTTGCCATGGCATAGGTGGTAATAATGGTCTTGAACCATCAATTCCTTTAAATTTCCCTTTCGTCATAGCTTTCTTAAACTGTTCAAATGTCCAATTACCTAAACCTGTTCCGTCAGGGGTTAAGTTTGCGCTAAAAGAGATTCCCCATGGTCCGACGGCAGCTGTTAAATCTCCGTTGAAAAGAGTCCATCCACCAGGCAAAACATTTGATTTGTCTAACTGAGGTAATTCTGCATCTTCTGGATATCCCATTAACCATCTATCCATATCAGGAACTGGGCCTTTTTCGGTCATTTTTTTTGGTGTATGGCAATCAGCACAGCCAATTATATTTACCAAATATTCGCCACGTTCTTTTGATACATTTTCTTTAGATTCATCTTCGAACGCCTCTTCTGATTTGTCGCCACAATTTACCAGTAAAAAAATTGCAAATAGGTTGAACAAAACCATTATTGTATTAACTCTTTTCTTCATTATGTTTAATTTGTGGATTATGCTATTTAATATGTACAAAAATGCATTGAATTGATCTTATTGAAATTGATTCAGATCAAGAACCTTATTCAACTACAAATCCAACTTTAGAAGAACGTAATTCTACATTAAGCTTCGATAATCTGTAACTAATGACTATAGAAACAATACATAAAAATGATTCTATCATCAACCAAGTATTCCCAAATTCTCCTAGCTGACCATCAATTATAATTGTCAATATACGCGATATTGCATATGCTCCCCATAAGAGAGTAAAGAATTGAACTGAACGTTTAATGTTGTTTTTTAACATAACAATTGCAGAAACGCATATAGTGATTCCCACACCACCAAACACACCTCTAATAGAACTCATAGCATCAGTGTTTCCTAAATCTACATTTACCAAATCCATTGTTGCTTGTGGTGAGATCATAGATAAAATACTTACATATCCAATGCTGACTACTGAAAACCACACATAGATTTTTGCTAGTAATTCTGTTCTTTTTAAATTTTTCATTGTCTTAAATTTTAATATTTTAGACAAAGGTGCTCCGGTATGAAAAATTAAATCTTGGTATTTTCTAAGATTTAAATTCGCACTGAATTAATAAGCTTACTAAAATTAGTTGGATCAATTCCAAGATAGTTTGCAAGGTATTTATGTGGTACAACTTGTAATACGTGAGGACTTCGTTTTAAGAGTGATCGGAATTTTTGTTCAGATGAAAAACATTGTAGTTCCACCATTCTTTCTAATAGTCCTCCAATTTGAACATATATTATATGTTCTATTACTTTGTCAACTGAAGGGTATTTACCTCTTAAATGTGACAAAGTGGAGTGGTTGAGTCGGTATAATTTACTTCGAGTAAGTGTTTCGTAAAAGTATTTTGAGGGTTTCTTTAAGAGAAAAGAATCTACAACACCAGCAAATGAAAATGGGTAAGATAGTACTAAAGTTGCTTCCTTTCCATCTTCGTTAATATAATAAACTCTTTGAGTGCCTTGGACAACAAAATAAATGTAGTTCTCCGTTTCTCCCGAACTTGTAATAGACTCATTTCTTTCAAAATCAATTTCTTCCCATTGGGCAAAAAAATCATCCCACACTTGTGGATCCAGAGTCATGTAACTGTATATATAGTTTTGAAGTTCTTTTTCAAAGTCCAGATCTTGAATTTTTTCAGGGAGGCTCACAATCGAAAGAGTTTATTGGTTAGCAATAAATCAAAGATTCAAAAAAAAATGAATTTCGAAAAGAAAAGTATGAAATAGATTATTGATTTGAATCAAGAATAGATATAAACTAAGTGCGGAATTTTGTCCCAATATAAAATTATTTAAAAATGAAATTTAAAATAGCTACTTCAATAACAGTTTTTATTCTAGGGGTATCAACAAGGAAAGTTGTTGCACAAATACAAAATCCAGAATGGATGAATCAAGTTCACATTTCTAATACAGATTCACCTTTTGGGCTTTGGGTAAATCCTTTCGGAGATATATACGATTTTGGAAGAATAACGGCATTCAATGGTAATTTTAGTGGAGTTACAGTAGGAAAAACTGATCAACTAGGGAATGAAATTTGGAGAAGCAATTTTCCTGCTTCAAGTGAAAATTGGCAATTATTTCCAAAGGCAATTACAGGTGATGAATATGGTGATATATATTTATTGTTAAACGAAAGTTATAAGTATACAGACACAACTTCTAATAGAATTT
It contains:
- a CDS encoding Crp/Fnr family transcriptional regulator; this translates as MSLPEKIQDLDFEKELQNYIYSYMTLDPQVWDDFFAQWEEIDFERNESITSSGETENYIYFVVQGTQRVYYINEDGKEATLVLSYPFSFAGVVDSFLLKKPSKYFYETLTRSKLYRLNHSTLSHLRGKYPSVDKVIEHIIYVQIGGLLERMVELQCFSSEQKFRSLLKRSPHVLQVVPHKYLANYLGIDPTNFSKLINSVRI
- a CDS encoding c-type cytochrome, with the protein product MKKRVNTIMVLFNLFAIFLLVNCGDKSEEAFEDESKENVSKERGEYLVNIIGCADCHTPKKMTEKGPVPDMDRWLMGYPEDAELPQLDKSNVLPGGWTLFNGDLTAAVGPWGISFSANLTPDGTGLGNWTFEQFKKAMTKGKFKGIDGSRPLLPPMPWQNYRQLSDSDLQAIFNYLMSIKPIQNIVPQYIPFENIK
- a CDS encoding DUF4345 domain-containing protein, which encodes MKNLKRTELLAKIYVWFSVVSIGYVSILSMISPQATMDLVNVDLGNTDAMSSIRGVFGGVGITICVSAIVMLKNNIKRSVQFFTLLWGAYAISRILTIIIDGQLGEFGNTWLMIESFLCIVSIVISYRLSKLNVELRSSKVGFVVE